In the genome of Streptomyces violaceoruber, the window CGGGTCGATCCGGGGCTGCTGCGGGTGCTGCTGGACGACCCGTACTACGGCAGGCCGGCTCCGAAGAGCACCGGCAAGGAGCAGTTCCACCTGCCGTATCTGCTGGCGGCGCTCGCGGCGGCGCCCGTGGCGGAACCCGACGACGTCCTGGCGACCCTGGCCCGGCTCACCGCCGTCACGGTGGCCGACGCCTGCCGGGCGCACGGCGTGACGCGGCTCGTCGTGTCCGGCGGTGGCGCGCGCAACCCCGTGCTGATGGGCATGATCGCCGGGGAGCTGCCCGGGGTGGACCTCGGTTCCAGCGACGCGCTCGGGCTGCCGTCCGACGCCAAGGAGGCACTTGCCTTCGCCCTCCTGGGCTTCCTGACCGTCAACGGCCTGCCCGGCGCGATCCCCTCGGGGACGGGTGCGCGCCGGGCGTCACTGCTCGGCAGCATCACGCCCGGGCGGGAGCCCCTGCGGCTGCCCGAGCCGGCCGGCGAGCCGCCCCGGGTGCTGCGCGTCGTCGGCGGGCCCTGAGCACTTCCGGGGCGGGGGACGCCTCAGCCGAGGTCGCCGGTGCGGGCCCGCCGCCACAGGTCGACGTCACCGTCGACGACCGCGTACTCGTCGATCTCGGCCAGTTCGTCGTCGTCGAAGGACGGGTTGGCCAGAGCGGCGACGTTCTCCTCCAGCTGCTCGGGCCGGGAGGCACCGATCACCAGCGAGGTGACGCGCGGGTCGCGCAGCGCCCAGGCGAGCGCCATCTGCGCCAGGCTCTGGCCCCGGCGGGCGGCGATGTCGTTCAGGGCGCGCAGCCGCCGGACGGTGTCGTCGGTGAGCCAGCCGGTCGCGAAGGACTTGCCCTGGGTGGCGCGGGACCCCTCGGGCACGCCGTCGAGATAGCGGCCGGTGAGCAGCCCCTGGGCCAGCGCGGTGAACCCGATGACGCCAAAGCCCTCGTCGGCGGCCGCGTCGAGCAGGCCCTCGGTCTCGATCCACCGGTTGAGCATGTTGTACGACGGCTGGTGGATCAGCAGCGGTGTGCCCAGGTCGCGGAGGATCGCCGCGGCCTGCCGGGAGCGCTCGGCGTCGTAGGAGGAGATGCCGACGTAGAGCGCCTTGCCCTGCCGCACCGCCGTGTCCAGCGCCGTCATGGTCTCCTCCAGCGGGGTGGAGGCGTCCAGGCGGTGGGAGTAGAAGATGTCGACGTAGTCCAGACCCGTCCGCTTCAGTGACTGGTCGAGCGAGGCGAGCACGTACTTGCGGGAGCCGCCGCCCTGGCCGTACGGGCCGGGCCACATGTCCCACCCGGCCTTGGTCGACACCACCAGCTCGTCGCGGTACGGCGCCAGGTCCTGCCGCATGATCCGGCCGAAGTTGATCTCGGCCGACCCGTAGGGCGGACCGTAGTTGTTGGCGAGGTCGTGGTGGGTGATGCCGAGGTCGAAGGCGCGCAGGGCGATCCGCCGCTGGGTCTCGAACGGCTTGTCGTCGCCGAAGTTGTGCCAGTAGCCCAGGGAGAGCGCGGGCAGGTCGAGCCCGGAGCGTCCGGTGCGGCGGTAGTGCATGCTGCCGTCGTAGCGGCTGGGGTCCGCGACGTGGTTCATGGGGGTTCTCCGGTGGGGAAGCGGGTCGGGCGGCCCGCGCCGCGTGACCGTCCGGCCGCGGCGGGATCGCGGGCGCCGTCAGTTTCTCACCGTCGTCGGCGCCGTGATCCACCTGGTCGCACTCGTCCCTCCCGGCGTCGCGGCCCCCGGCGGACCGCCGGCGGTCAGGTGGAGAGGGTGGTGACCGCGTCGACTCCGTAGGTGCGCGCGTAACCGTTCTCCGTGCCCACCAGGAGGTCGACGACCTCGAAGTACCGGTCCCAGAAGGGCGTCTCGCGCAGGGCGTCGACGAGGAGCTGGTAGGCGTGGTGGTCGTCGGCCTCCCAGACCCACACGTCGGTGACGCGGGCGGAGTAGAACTCCGTGTCGTAGAAGCGTGACCGGACGCCGGCGGTCCTGGCCCTGACGACGGGGACGACCTCCGTGGTGAAGGCGTGCACCCGCTCCTCGACGGTCAGGGCGAGCCACTCGGGTGTGGTCTTGACGAGCATGAAAGCGGTGACCGGGGTGTGGGCCGTCTCTTCGGGCATGGTTGCTCCCCGTTTCGGAGTGAGAGTGAGTGTGAGATGGGTGGGGGTGGGTGGAGAGTGGGGGTGAGGAGTCAGGACAGGACCACGGGCCCGAGGGTCCGGGCGACCCAGTCCTCGAAGGTGGTCGGGGTGGCCGTGTCCGGGGTGCGGGTGACGCCGGCGTCGAGGCCGTCGTCCTTGGCCCGCTTCATGTCGACGACGCCGTCCACGAAGTCCTTGTCGAGGCCGTAGCCGACCAGGGTGGAGCGCAGGTCGTCGAGCGTGTGGCGTTCGTAGCGGACGGGGCGGCCGAGCCGCTCGGTCATGATGCGGGCCAGGTCGTTGGGCGACAGGTCCCGCGGGCCGAGCACCGGGACGCTGCCGGTGCCGGTCCAGGACCGGTCGAGCAACAGGCCGGCAGCCACGGAGGCGATGTCGGCGACGGCCACGAGGGGCGACTTGCGGTCGGCGTCGAGGACGTCGGTGAAGCAACCGTGCTCCCGGATCGAGTCGGCCTCCTCCAGGAGGTTCTCGAAGAACGACGGGCTGGCCAGGGCCCGGTGGGCGACGCCGGTTTCCGCGATGAGGTCGTCCACGGCGAGGGACGCGGTGACGAGTCCCGCGCGGGCCGCGACCGGGGTGCCGCGGCCCAGGGCGGAGACGCCGACGACATGGCCGACGCCGTGCGCGACGAGCGCGTGCGCGGCGGGCCGGGTGAAGCCCCGGTAGGCGTCGTCCGGGGTGCGGGAGGAGTCCGGCGGGACGAGCCAGAAGACGGCGTCGGCGCCGTCGAAGGCCCGGTCGACGACGGCGGGGTCGCCGTGCGAGCCGGTGACCACCTCGACGCGCTCGCGCACCGGGGCGGCCAGGCGTGCGGGATCGCGCACGATCACACGCAGTTCCTCGCCCCGGGCGGGGGCGGACTCCAGGAGCAGGGGCAGCAGTCGGCGCCCGATGTTCCCGGTGGGGGCAGTGATGACGATCATGAAAACCTCGTGGGTCGTTCCGTTCGGGTACGCCCACATCCTGCGGAGCCACGAAGCGTTGCCACAATGGGAACTTCAGCAAGGGATTGTTGCCTGGAACGGAATAACACTGGTGAACAGCACAGATCCGACCGCGCCGGTCATCGACGCCAACCTCGCCGTGGCGCTCGACGCCCTGCTGGCCGAGCAGAGCGTCACCCGCGCCGCCGCCCGCATGCGCACCTCCCCCGCGGCCATGAGCCGCACCCTCGGCCGCCTCCGCCGGCTCCTCCAGGACCCCCTGCTGGTCCGGGCGGGGCAGACCATGGTGCCGACCCCGAGGGCACTGGCCCTGCGGGACGAGGCCGCCACGGTCGTACGCCGGCTCGGCGCGCTGCTGACCCCGGCCACCGGCGTCGACCCGGCCACGCTGCGCAGCACCTTCAGCCTCCAGACCGCCGACCTGGTCGGCGCGGCCCTCGCCGCCGGTCTGCTGACACTGGCCGGACAGGAGGCGCCGGGGGTCTCGCTGCGGTTCCGGGCCGAGGAGTTGGAGGCCGGGCCGGCCCTGCGCGACGGCCGGGTGGACCTGGAGGTCGGGGCGATCGACCACGTGGATCCCGAGACGCG includes:
- a CDS encoding NAD(P)H-binding protein — its product is MIVITAPTGNIGRRLLPLLLESAPARGEELRVIVRDPARLAAPVRERVEVVTGSHGDPAVVDRAFDGADAVFWLVPPDSSRTPDDAYRGFTRPAAHALVAHGVGHVVGVSALGRGTPVAARAGLVTASLAVDDLIAETGVAHRALASPSFFENLLEEADSIREHGCFTDVLDADRKSPLVAVADIASVAAGLLLDRSWTGTGSVPVLGPRDLSPNDLARIMTERLGRPVRYERHTLDDLRSTLVGYGLDKDFVDGVVDMKRAKDDGLDAGVTRTPDTATPTTFEDWVARTLGPVVLS
- the mgrA gene encoding L-glyceraldehyde 3-phosphate reductase, producing MNHVADPSRYDGSMHYRRTGRSGLDLPALSLGYWHNFGDDKPFETQRRIALRAFDLGITHHDLANNYGPPYGSAEINFGRIMRQDLAPYRDELVVSTKAGWDMWPGPYGQGGGSRKYVLASLDQSLKRTGLDYVDIFYSHRLDASTPLEETMTALDTAVRQGKALYVGISSYDAERSRQAAAILRDLGTPLLIHQPSYNMLNRWIETEGLLDAAADEGFGVIGFTALAQGLLTGRYLDGVPEGSRATQGKSFATGWLTDDTVRRLRALNDIAARRGQSLAQMALAWALRDPRVTSLVIGASRPEQLEENVAALANPSFDDDELAEIDEYAVVDGDVDLWRRARTGDLG
- a CDS encoding LysR substrate-binding domain-containing protein, translating into MNSTDPTAPVIDANLAVALDALLAEQSVTRAAARMRTSPAAMSRTLGRLRRLLQDPLLVRAGQTMVPTPRALALRDEAATVVRRLGALLTPATGVDPATLRSTFSLQTADLVGAALAAGLLTLAGQEAPGVSLRFRAEELEAGPALRDGRVDLEVGAIDHVDPETRVEELVTLRMTAAVRPGHPLTEGPLTAARFAAAEHVGVSRRGRFDGPVDAALAEHGLSRRVSVVLPGHLAALSLAARTDVVALVPAARDEADFSPSPLTEQARVLGLRLLDIPLPLPPVTIGMAWHPRHTADGAHHWLRAAVRRVLRAEPSARRG
- a CDS encoding darcynin, encoding MPEETAHTPVTAFMLVKTTPEWLALTVEERVHAFTTEVVPVVRARTAGVRSRFYDTEFYSARVTDVWVWEADDHHAYQLLVDALRETPFWDRYFEVVDLLVGTENGYARTYGVDAVTTLST